In the genome of Paenarthrobacter ilicis, the window TGGTGGGCAGGGTGGTGGTGACTTTGAGGTTGTCGGTTTTGGTGTTGGTCAGGGAGGTGAGGTTGTTCAGGGTTTTGTTCGCTGCGATGACGGGGCCGTTGGCCAGGACGGTGGTTTTGGTGCCGGCGCAGGTGTAGGGGGCTGCGGTTCCGGTCCAGGCCACAGAGCAGTTTTCGATGGTCAGTTGCAGGCCGTTGGTGGCGTCGGTGGTGAGCAGGGTTGCGGTGGTTCCGGCGTTGGTGGTGAGGGTGATGTTGTTCAGGTCTGAGTTGCCGGTGTTGGCCAGGGTGACGAGTTTTTCTACTTTGTCGCCGGGCAGGATGTTGGTGACGGGAACGTTCAGGGTGTTCGCGGCTCCGGGGGCGCCCAGGGCGATGGTGACCGTTCCTGCGGTGACGGCCTGGGAGGCGGAGGTGGAGGAGGTGAACGCGCCGTAGGTTCCCATGCCGGCGACGGCGGCTGCGGTGCCGACCAGTGCGACGGAGGCGAGGATTTTGCCGGAGGTGGTTTTGAGGCTGATGGCCATGGGGATCAGTGTCCTTTCAGTTGGCCACCGCTTCCGGCCGGCCTGTTCTTTGTGCCCTTGGGTGCCGGCCTGTGTGGCTGGCAAGAACTACTTTCCCGGGACCGGATCAAGAACCACCACCACAAACCCACAACACTGACTCAGGAAAACCTCAAGACTCCCGCAACCCAACAGGGCGGCATCAAAAGCGTGTCAGTCTACGTTGACAGCCAGCACTGTGTCAGGCTAGCCTGACACGTATGGATGCTCAGGGACTCTCCACGCAGATTCAATCATTGGACCCGGCGATCGGCCTCCGGGCGGTGGGTGCCTTGCATCGGTTGGCCGAGCAGGTGGAGGCCGTCCATGTGATGACGGCACGTGACGCGGGCTGGACATGGGAGCAGATCGGGGACGCCCTGGGTGTCTCGCGGCAATCGGTGCACGCAAAATACAAAGAATGAGGTAAGCCATGTTCGAGAAATTTGCCCAGGACACGCGCAGGATCGTGGGGTACTCCATGGAGGAAGCCCGCAGCCGGGGAGACAAGCGCTTGGGAACCGAACACCTGCTGCTGGGAGCTTTGCACGAGGCAGGGGCTGCCAAAGTGCTGGGTGTCAGCCTTGACCAGGCCCGCGAGGCCGCACGACGCCTGGATTCCGCGGCGCTGAAGGCTATCGGCCTGGAAGTTGGCGGGCTTCCCGTCGCCAAAATGCCGGTCCGTGGCAGGAAGCCACCGTTCAGCTCCGGTGCCCGGGACGTGATGGCCGCAATGGTTGGCTATGCGGCGAAGGAAAAATCCCGCAAGATCACCACCGGCAACCTCTTGGTATCCCTGATGGAGCGCGAAGAGCAGGATCCGGCGTCCGCGCTTCTCAAAGAACTGAACGTTGACCGGACAGCGGTTCGGGACCGCCTGCTCTCCGCTGGATAAACGCGACGGCGGCACTCCCCGCGCGAGGGGAGTGCCGCCGTCGTGCGTCGCGTCGAGCAGACCCTACGGAGTGGGGCTGCCGCCGTTGACGTTGAGCGTTTCGCCCACCACATAGCTGGACTCCGCGGACGCCAGGAAGACGTAGGCCGGTGCCAGCTCGGCCGGTTGGCCGGCCCGGCCAAGGGGAGTGGACTGCCCGAACTCCGGCAGTTCCTCCTTGGGCTGGCCGCTGCTTACCTGGAGGGGAGTCCAGATGGGGCCCGGTGCCACTGCATTGACGCGGATTCCCTTGGGTGCCAGCTGCTGGGCAAGGCCTTTGGTGAAGTTGTTGATGCTGGCCTTGGTGGTGGCGTAATCCACCAAGGTGGGCGACGGGCTGTAGGCCTGAATGGATGTGGTGTTGATGATTGTTGATCCCGGCTGCAGGTGCGGGAGTGCTGCCTTGGTCAACCAGAACATCGCATACACGTTGGTCTTCTGCGTGTGGTCGAATTGCTCGTCGGTGATGTCCGCCAAGTCCTTCTGCGCCACCTGCTTGCCGGCGTTGTTGACCAGGATGTCCACTCCGCCCAGTTCTGAGACGGCGGTTTCCACCACCTTCCGGCAGGTGTCCGAGTCCTTCAGGTCACCCGGAACCTTGATGGCCTTGCGGCCAGCGGCTTCGATGAACCCGGCGATGCGCGATGCATCCTCTTCTTCTTCCGGCAGATAGGAAAGGACGACGTCGGCCCCCTCGCGGGCGAAGGCAATGGCCGTGGCTGCGCCGATGCCGGAGTCCGCGCCGGTGATGATCGCTTTGCGCCCTTCCAGGCGTCCAGTGCCACGGTAGCTTTCCTCGCCAAGGTCCGCCTTGGGTGTGAGGTCTGCATCCAATCCCGGCTCCGGCTGGTGCTGCTTGGGCGGTGAGATCTGCTGGTACGCGGTGACCGGGTTTCGGAAGGTGTACTGGTCCGTCATGGTGGTCCTCCTGGCGGTTTAGGTGTGGAACACGAAGAAGCTAAGTAAGCTTATGAATTCCACCTTAGGCACGAAATTGCTCGACTGCCAAGTCGGCAGCGAGCAGGCGATGAGGTTATCCACATGCGCCCGAGCGCGTGCGGCGACTGGCGCCCTGCCGCGTTAGGGTGGGTATCTCGGCTGAAGCAAGTGGCCGTAGGAACCACCGTGCGGAGCCAATCCACAATGTCACTGAGCCGTGATCTCGCAGCCCTGGCGGCTGCCTCTTTTTCCCTCCCACACCTGCGTGATGGCCAGCTCGCGGGTATGAAGACATTAGCCGAAGGCCGCGATGTGTTGGCTGTCATGCCCACCGGATACGGCAAGTCAGCCACCTACCAGGTGGCGGCCCAGTACCTTCACAACAAAACCGGACGTCCCGCCGTCGTGGTATCGCCGCTGATCGCCCTTCAAGAGGATCAGCTGGACGGCTTGGCCGAGGACCTTGGAGCCGGGTCCGCGGTGGCCATCAACTCTTCGCACAGCGACGCGGAAGTGGACGAGGCCTGGGAGGCTGTGGTGTCAGGGACGGCTTCCTTCCTGTTTCTGGCGCCGGAGCAGTTGGCCAAGCCGGACACAGTGGAACGGATTTCAGCCATGGACATCACCATGCTGGTGGTGGACGAGGCACACTGCGTTTCCTCGTGGGGCCATGACTTCCGGCCCGACTACCTGGACCTGGGGAACGTCCGCAAACGACTCGGCAATCCGCCGGTGGTGGCGCTGACTGCCACCGCATCGCCTCCCGTGCGGGACGAGATCGTGGAGCGGCTGGGCATGACGGACCCTGTGGTTTTGGTGCGGGGTTTCGACCGTCCCAACATCAGCCTTGAGGTTGTCCGCCACCAGGAGGACAAAGGCAAACGCAAAGCGGTGGTTGGGCACGTCACTGCCCTGGTCAAAGAGCAAGGCATGGGCCTTTTGTATGCGGCAACCCGCAAGGACACGGAAAAGTACGCGGACAAGCTCAACGCTGCCGGGCTCCGGGCCGCGGCCTATCACGCAGGTAAATCCGCGGTCGATCGCGAGAACATCCACCAGCAGTTCCTGGATGACCACCTGGATGTGGTTGTTGCCACCACGGCCTTTGGGATGGGCATCGACAAGCCCAATGTCCGGTTCGTGGTTCACGCCGACATCCCCGAATCCCTGGATGCCTACTACCAGGAAATAGGGCGAGCGGGCCGCGACGGCGGGCCGGCAGCAGCCATACTGCACTACCGTGCCGAGGACCTCGGCCTGCGCAAGTTCTTCGGAACGCATTCGACGGACCCCAAGGCCCTGTTGTCTCTGCTGGCGTTGATCAAGAACGCCAAGGCTCCGGCTCCCAAGAGCGCCCTGGTGGAATTGACGGGGTTGCCGGAACGTCGCATCACGTCCCTGGTGAACCAGTTGGAGGAGGCGGACGCGGTGGCCATCGGGAAGCGCGGTGTCCGGCTGAAATCCAAAGCCAAGCTGCCCACTTTGGTGGAGCGCGCCGTCGAACTGGCCGAGGCGAGGCAGCGGATGGACCAGTCACGGCTCACCATGATGCGCGGATACGCCGAGGCTGACGGATGCCGGCGGCAGTTCCTGCTGGCCTACTTCGGTGAGGACCTGCCGGAGCCGTGCGGAAATTGTGACGATTGCACCGATCCGGACAGGCGCCCCGGGCAGCCGGATCACTCGGCCGGCGCGGCCCAGTCCGACGATCCGTTCCCGCTGCAGTCCACGGTGATCCACAAGGAATGGGGACAGGGGCTTGTGATGCGGCATGAAGACGACGTCATCACCGTCCTCTTCGAGCAGGAGGGCTACAAAACCCTGTCCCGGGCAGCCGTGGTGGAGCACGGATTGCTGAAGCCCGCCTGACGGGCGGGCCGGCCCGCGACGAGGCTGTGCAGAAAGGGTCCCCGGCTGGGTTGGGGAACCCCTGTTGCGCAGACCATCAGTGAAGTATGTTGCTCGCATGGACGACTCATACCAGGTCATAGTTGTTGGTGGCGGTTTTGCGGGCGTTGCGTCAGCCAAGGAGCTTGGCCGCAAGGGGGTCCGCGTCCTGCTCATCGACTCGAACAACTATCATCAATTCCAGCCGCTCCTGTATCAGGTTGCGACATCCCAAATCGGCGTCTCCGCTATTGCGCGGCCTCTGCGATCGGTGTTCCGCCGCTACAAATCTGTCCGGGTGGTCACGGCAAAGGTGGAGTCCGTTGATGCCGCCGCACGCTCGGTGACCACGGCCGACGGCCGCACCATCCGTGCGGGCATTCTGGTGATTGCGGTGGGTGCCGTCCCCAATTTCTTCAATACTCCCGGTGCGGAAGAGTTCGCTTTCCCGCTGTACTCCGTGACCGATGCCACGCGGCTTGGCACGGGTATCACCCGCTTGCTTGACCAGGCAGACAAGACGCCCGGCGGGTCGGTGGACGTTGTTGTGGTGGGCGGCGGGCCAACCGGGGTGGAGACAGCGGGTGCCATGGCGGAGAACGTGAAATACGTGGTGGAAAAGTACTTTTCTCCGGAGCTTGCTGCGCGGTGCCGGGTGCACCTTGTGGACATGCTTCCCAGTGTCCTCAGCATGTTCTCGGCCAAGTCCCAAAGCTATGCAACCGATCATCTGGAAAAAATCGGCGTGCAGCTGCACATGGGCGTAGGAGTAACCGAGGTAAGGGAGGACGGGGTCACGCTGGCCAACGGCAGCGTAGTGCCCGCCAGGATTGTGGTCTGGGCCGGCGGCCTGAAGGCGGGGGACCTCATTGCTGGCTCTGGACTGCCGCAAGGCCGGGGTGGGCGTGTGGACGTCGAAACCGATCTGACTGCCCCCGGAGTGGATGGCGTGTACGTCCTGGGCGATGCCGCCAACATCACCGACGCCACCGGGGCCAAGCTGCCGCAGCTGGGATCCGTGGCGCAGCAGGCCGGCAAGTGGGCGGCCACCAATATCTTGGCTGATTTGAACGGCGGAACCCGCACGCCCTTCAAATACATGGACAAGGGATATATGGCGATGGTGGGGCGCGGAGCGGCAGTTGCCGAACTGGGCCGCAAACGTATCCAGTTGCAGGGGCCGTTCGCGTTCCTTTCCTGGCTGGTGGTGCATTTGGCACTGTTGTCCGGGCTTCAGCAAAAGGCCCGCGCGCTCTTTTCCTGGCTCAACGGTTACCTTCTGCACAGCCCGGCGCAAGTGGTGGTCAGTGGGCCAGTGGAGAAGGATCCGCCCCGGCCAGTGCCACCCAGCGAGGCTCCCTAGAAGATCGGCTGCAGGACGCCTGTAGCTACCAAGGCCGCGCCCCTGGATTGGTTGGTAAGGGTCCTGCGTCTATTTGCTGCTTGTAGGCCTCGCTGGTGATGACAAAAATTACCCAAGCCACCCCTATTAACAACGCACCGGCAACAAAGGCAGGCCAAGGTGTCCAGCTGCTCCCGTCATGCCCCACGAGCTTCAGGTGCTGCCGGGGATCGTGCGAGTAGACACTGACCATGACGTCCGATCCCGGGCCGGGGACTGCTCTGCACGTGGAATTCGTATCAAAGGACCCCCGGTAACCCTGTCCGCCAACGACATAGTCCAATTGCACCACGCAGTGCTCGCCCCTATGTCGGGAGGCATCCTGGGCGATGACGGTTGCTGGAACAATCTCACTGAACAGGGCGACCTGGGCCTGCGTCGTCACCAGCGCCGCCGAGCCTGCGATGGCCCCAATGAGAAACAGCAGAGCTGCTGTCCGCCACAAAAGCAGCTTGAGCCGGCGTCGCCCACGGGAGCCTGAGTGCAAAGGTGTGCTGCGGTTGTCTGCTGTCACATGCCAACCCTAACTGCGAAGATGGGAACAGAATTCTCGAACAAGGAGCAGCATGTCACTCAAAGAACGCTTGAAAGCCGACGTTGTGGATCATATGAAGGCGGGCGACAAGGTGGCCTTGACCACCGTGCGGAACGTGCTGGGTGAGATCACCACGCGGGAGAAGTCCGGAAAGACTCCGGTTGAACTTGACGACGCGCAGGTGACGTCACTGCTGCAGAAAGAAGCTGCCAAGCGTCGCGACACCGCCCGCATCTACACGGAAGCCGGTGAGGACGATCGTGCGGCAGCGGAGGTTGCGGAAGCCGTGATCATTGAGGCTTATCTGCCCAAGGCCCTTACCCGCGAGGAAGTTGAAGCGATGGTGGATGACATCATCGTTGGGTTGAAAGCTGAAGGGCAGGAGCTCTCCATGAGGTCAATCGGGGTTGTCATGAAGCCGGTCACCGCCAAGGTCGCAGGGCGGTTCGACGGAAAAACTGTCAGCGAGATCGTCCGGGGCCGCCTCGCCTGAGCGAAGGTGACGGGGGAGGGTGTATCAACCTTCCCCCAGTAGCCGGCGCAGAGTGTCTGCATTCCGCACGGCGTGACCACCGCCGTCGTCGTTGAAGTAGACATAAACGTCCCTTCCCTGGCCGCTCCACTCCTGGATTCGTTGGGCCCACCACCTCAGGTCCTCATCCGGGTAGGAACCTGCGTAGAGATGCTGGCGATCCGGTCCGTGCATCCGTACGTACACGAAGGGTGCCGTTGCGCGGAGAATGCAGGGCAGATTGGCGCCGCTCATGATGCAATAGGCGGCGCCGTGGCGTTCCAGGAGCCCGTAGACGTCCGGATGGTCCCAGGTCTGGTGCCTGAATTCGACCGCCACCCGGATCCACCGCGGAAGGAGGCCACCTTGACCGACATGGCAAAGCCCTCCGGTAGGCGATTCCGCCAACCCCCAAAAATGGTGTAGCGGGGCCCGCGGTAGAAACTCGCGTTTAACTCAACCGTGCTGAATCTTTCAACGTACGTAGCCAGCCTTTTGGCGGTTGCCAGCCCGGGAGGATAGAGAACGCCCTCCCAGTGGTTGTAGCTCCAGCCGGAAGTGCCGACGGCTAACCCCACAGAGCCTTCCTGAGCAGCGCCCTCAATTGCGCGTTCTCCTCGTCATCCAGCCGTTCCAGTTGCGTTTGCTCGCAGGCATCCAGCGCTGCGCGGGCCTTGGTGTGGATCCTGCGTCCCTCAGCTGTGGCCACGATGATTTTGGCCCGCCGGTCCAGCTTTCCCTGAGCGCGCTCCACCAGCCTCCGGTTTTCCAGGTCGTCCACCAGGCTGACCACCTGGCTCGGGTCCAGGCTCAGGAAATCGGCCAGTTCCCGCTGCGTTGGCTCTAGTCCGCTGCAGGCCAGTGTCAGGACGGAGAAAGACCGTTCCCGGAGCCCGTAATCGGCCAACGCCTTGTTGTTGAGTATTGATCCTGTGGCGTGAAGTTTGGCCAGCAGCAAGCCCACATCGTTGCCGATCCGGGCCGCCGCCAGGCGCGGTGCTTCCACTTCAGTGCCTTGCCGGCCCATGAGAACTCCAATAGTAAAGAAAAACAATCGTTGACATTTTCAATGATCCGTATTGTCATTGATCATGACAAGGATCTCACGTGGCCGTGGGATCGGCCCCACCGGCTCCAGCCGGATACTGCATGCGAAGGAGCAGGCCATGAGTTTGAACGGCAAGGTTGCAATCGTCACTGGTAGTGGACAGGGTCTTGGACTCGCTTACGCGAGGGAACTCGCCCGCCAGGGCGCCGCCGTCGTCATTAACGACGTGAACCCTGGGACCGCGGCGGAAGCTGTTGCGCAGATTGAGGCTGACGGTGGCCGGGCCACGGCCGTGGTGGTTCCGGTGGGTACCACCGAGGCGGCCAAGGCGCTGGTAGCCGGTGCTGTTGAGGCGTTCGGCCGGCTGGACATCCTGGTCACGAATGCCGGAATCCTGCGGGACAAGAGCCTGCTGAAGATGACGGACGAGGATTTTGATCTGGTCATCAACGTGCACTTGAAGGGAACGTTCACGTGCGTTCGTGAAGCGTTCGCGTACTTCAAGGAAAACGGTGTGGCCGGCCGGATCATCACCATCGGTTCTCCCACGGGGCAGCGCGGCAACTTCGGGCAGACCAACTACGCCGCTGCCAAGGCCGGCATTGTGGGCATGGTCCGCACCTGGGCGCTCGAAATGAATAAAGCCGGAGTCACCGTGAACACGGTGGTACCGGTGGCGGCCACAGCCATGACCAAGACCGTCCCGTACTTCCGGAAGGCCGTCGAAGCCGAGGAACGCGGCGAGGCCATGCCGTCCTTCTTCCGCCATGACCTGGGGTTTGGCACGGCCGACGACGTCGCGGGGCTCATTGCCTTCCTTGCCTCGGATGAGGCTGCCGGGATCACGGGCCAGGCCATTGGTGCCGGCGGTGACCGGTTGCAGGTATGGACCCACCCCGAGGCCGCCAGCACCGAGTACCGCGAGGGTGGTTGGACGTACGAGGCCCTGATTGGCAACGCGCAGTCCCTGTTCGGTCCGGATGCGCTCCAGAGCTATGGTGAGGAGTTCCTGCCGCTTCCTGAAGGCCTGCAACCCGAACCGGCCACCCCTGAAGCGGCACAGGCCCACTAGCCATGGCCCGGTATGAACTTGGCCTCGACGTTGAGGCCCTGGACGCAATCGACATGCACGTCCACCTGGAAGTGGACAGCTGCGGTCACGGCTCCCTCCCCGAAGCACTCACCGAAGCCTCGGCAAAGTACTTCAAGGCGGAGGACAGGACACCATCGTTGGACCGGATCGCGGAGGTGTATCGCGAACTTAACATGGCCGCCGTCGTCTTTACCGTCGATGCCCGGACGCAGCTCAAGCATGAGCCCAACAGCATTCCTGAGCTGATTGAAGGGGCGGCGCGGAACAACGATGTGCTGATTCCGTTCGGCAGCGTCGACCCCCGCACTGGGGAGGACGCAATTGCCGGGGCCAAGCACCAGGCTGTTGAACTGGGCGCACGGGGTTTCAAATTCCACCCGTCACTGCAGGGTTTCGATCCGTCCAACCAGCAGTTTTACCCCTTGTGGGAGACGCTGCAGGAACAGGGTCTGCCGTGTATTTTCCACACCGGCCAGAACGGCATGGGTGCGGGCCTGCCCGGTGGCTACGGCATCAAGCTGGCCTACTCCAACCCCTTGTTGCTCGATTCCGTGGCAGCTGATTTTCCCGGGCTGCAGATCATCATGGCGCACCCTTCCGTGCCGTGGCAGGATGAGGCGAACTCGATCGCGACGCACAAGTCCAACGTCTTCATCGATCTCTCCGGATGGTCGCCCAAGTACTTCCCGGAATCGCTGGTCCGCCTGTCCAACTCTGTTCTCCAGGACAAGGTGTTGTTCGGCACGGACTTCCCGTTGATCACCCCACAGAAATGGCTGGGCGCGTTCGCGGACCTGCCGTTGAAGGACGAAGTCCGCCCCAAAATCCTCAAGGACAACGCCGTCAGGCTGCTCGGGTTGGGTGGCTGATATGACGCATACGACGACGGAGACCGGCATGGGTGCCGGAATTCCGGCACCGGGGGAGCGGCTCTACTCCGCGTCGGACTGGTACGACGCCGAGGCGCTGCTCACCACCGACGAACGCAGGGTGCTGGCCCGGCTCCGCAGCTTTCTGGACTCCCAAGCCAAGCCGCTCTTGGCCGAGTACTGGGAAAAGGGCGAATTCCCGGACCAGCTGGCACGGCCCCTGATTGATCTTGACCTGATGGAACCCTTTGACGAACCCGCCCGCGGGATCTTTCACGGTTTCCGGATCTTCGAATTCGCGCGCACCGATGCTTCCCTGGCCACGTGGTACACCGCGCAGGCCGGTCTGTTCAGGACCGCCATCCGGGTGGGGGCTTCCGAAGAGCAGCAGCGGGAATGGATGCCGAAGGTCTTAGATTTCTCCCTCAAGGGAGTCTTCTCGCTGACCGAACCGGAGCACGGCTCGGACATCGCCGGTGGCCTCTCAACCACTGCACGGTTCGAGCCGGGACCCGACGGTTCCACCTCATCTGACGCCGGAAGTTGGGTTTTGGACGGAG includes:
- a CDS encoding TasA family protein, which produces MAISLKTTSGKILASVALVGTAAAVAGMGTYGAFTSSTSASQAVTAGTVTIALGAPGAANTLNVPVTNILPGDKVEKLVTLANTGNSDLNNITLTTNAGTTATLLTTDATNGLQLTIENCSVAWTGTAAPYTCAGTKTTVLANGPVIAANKTLNNLTSLTNTKTDNLKVTTTLPTTADNTFQGATSTIAFAFTGTQRTETTK
- a CDS encoding helix-turn-helix domain-containing protein; translation: MDAQGLSTQIQSLDPAIGLRAVGALHRLAEQVEAVHVMTARDAGWTWEQIGDALGVSRQSVHAKYKE
- a CDS encoding Clp protease N-terminal domain-containing protein, with the translated sequence MFEKFAQDTRRIVGYSMEEARSRGDKRLGTEHLLLGALHEAGAAKVLGVSLDQAREAARRLDSAALKAIGLEVGGLPVAKMPVRGRKPPFSSGARDVMAAMVGYAAKEKSRKITTGNLLVSLMEREEQDPASALLKELNVDRTAVRDRLLSAG
- a CDS encoding glucose 1-dehydrogenase; this translates as MTDQYTFRNPVTAYQQISPPKQHQPEPGLDADLTPKADLGEESYRGTGRLEGRKAIITGADSGIGAATAIAFAREGADVVLSYLPEEEEDASRIAGFIEAAGRKAIKVPGDLKDSDTCRKVVETAVSELGGVDILVNNAGKQVAQKDLADITDEQFDHTQKTNVYAMFWLTKAALPHLQPGSTIINTTSIQAYSPSPTLVDYATTKASINNFTKGLAQQLAPKGIRVNAVAPGPIWTPLQVSSGQPKEELPEFGQSTPLGRAGQPAELAPAYVFLASAESSYVVGETLNVNGGSPTP
- a CDS encoding RecQ family ATP-dependent DNA helicase; amino-acid sequence: MSLSRDLAALAAASFSLPHLRDGQLAGMKTLAEGRDVLAVMPTGYGKSATYQVAAQYLHNKTGRPAVVVSPLIALQEDQLDGLAEDLGAGSAVAINSSHSDAEVDEAWEAVVSGTASFLFLAPEQLAKPDTVERISAMDITMLVVDEAHCVSSWGHDFRPDYLDLGNVRKRLGNPPVVALTATASPPVRDEIVERLGMTDPVVLVRGFDRPNISLEVVRHQEDKGKRKAVVGHVTALVKEQGMGLLYAATRKDTEKYADKLNAAGLRAAAYHAGKSAVDRENIHQQFLDDHLDVVVATTAFGMGIDKPNVRFVVHADIPESLDAYYQEIGRAGRDGGPAAAILHYRAEDLGLRKFFGTHSTDPKALLSLLALIKNAKAPAPKSALVELTGLPERRITSLVNQLEEADAVAIGKRGVRLKSKAKLPTLVERAVELAEARQRMDQSRLTMMRGYAEADGCRRQFLLAYFGEDLPEPCGNCDDCTDPDRRPGQPDHSAGAAQSDDPFPLQSTVIHKEWGQGLVMRHEDDVITVLFEQEGYKTLSRAAVVEHGLLKPA
- a CDS encoding NAD(P)/FAD-dependent oxidoreductase — encoded protein: MDDSYQVIVVGGGFAGVASAKELGRKGVRVLLIDSNNYHQFQPLLYQVATSQIGVSAIARPLRSVFRRYKSVRVVTAKVESVDAAARSVTTADGRTIRAGILVIAVGAVPNFFNTPGAEEFAFPLYSVTDATRLGTGITRLLDQADKTPGGSVDVVVVGGGPTGVETAGAMAENVKYVVEKYFSPELAARCRVHLVDMLPSVLSMFSAKSQSYATDHLEKIGVQLHMGVGVTEVREDGVTLANGSVVPARIVVWAGGLKAGDLIAGSGLPQGRGGRVDVETDLTAPGVDGVYVLGDAANITDATGAKLPQLGSVAQQAGKWAATNILADLNGGTRTPFKYMDKGYMAMVGRGAAVAELGRKRIQLQGPFAFLSWLVVHLALLSGLQQKARALFSWLNGYLLHSPAQVVVSGPVEKDPPRPVPPSEAP
- a CDS encoding GatB/YqeY domain-containing protein; amino-acid sequence: MSLKERLKADVVDHMKAGDKVALTTVRNVLGEITTREKSGKTPVELDDAQVTSLLQKEAAKRRDTARIYTEAGEDDRAAAEVAEAVIIEAYLPKALTREEVEAMVDDIIVGLKAEGQELSMRSIGVVMKPVTAKVAGRFDGKTVSEIVRGRLA
- a CDS encoding MarR family winged helix-turn-helix transcriptional regulator encodes the protein MGRQGTEVEAPRLAAARIGNDVGLLLAKLHATGSILNNKALADYGLRERSFSVLTLACSGLEPTQRELADFLSLDPSQVVSLVDDLENRRLVERAQGKLDRRAKIIVATAEGRRIHTKARAALDACEQTQLERLDDEENAQLRALLRKALWG
- a CDS encoding SDR family NAD(P)-dependent oxidoreductase; its protein translation is MSLNGKVAIVTGSGQGLGLAYARELARQGAAVVINDVNPGTAAEAVAQIEADGGRATAVVVPVGTTEAAKALVAGAVEAFGRLDILVTNAGILRDKSLLKMTDEDFDLVINVHLKGTFTCVREAFAYFKENGVAGRIITIGSPTGQRGNFGQTNYAAAKAGIVGMVRTWALEMNKAGVTVNTVVPVAATAMTKTVPYFRKAVEAEERGEAMPSFFRHDLGFGTADDVAGLIAFLASDEAAGITGQAIGAGGDRLQVWTHPEAASTEYREGGWTYEALIGNAQSLFGPDALQSYGEEFLPLPEGLQPEPATPEAAQAH
- a CDS encoding amidohydrolase family protein — protein: MARYELGLDVEALDAIDMHVHLEVDSCGHGSLPEALTEASAKYFKAEDRTPSLDRIAEVYRELNMAAVVFTVDARTQLKHEPNSIPELIEGAARNNDVLIPFGSVDPRTGEDAIAGAKHQAVELGARGFKFHPSLQGFDPSNQQFYPLWETLQEQGLPCIFHTGQNGMGAGLPGGYGIKLAYSNPLLLDSVAADFPGLQIIMAHPSVPWQDEANSIATHKSNVFIDLSGWSPKYFPESLVRLSNSVLQDKVLFGTDFPLITPQKWLGAFADLPLKDEVRPKILKDNAVRLLGLGG